The following coding sequences lie in one Devosia litorisediminis genomic window:
- a CDS encoding YggT family protein, whose protein sequence is MKAVLDVIMVILQLYWWVLLIMIIMSWLISFNVINTRNQFVASVWRVVNQLTEPLLNPIRRVMPNFSGLDISPIILFLGIFFLQQLILRYGYPYVP, encoded by the coding sequence ATGAAGGCCGTACTCGATGTGATCATGGTGATCCTCCAGCTTTATTGGTGGGTGCTGCTGATCATGATCATCATGAGCTGGCTGATCTCGTTCAACGTGATCAACACGCGCAATCAGTTCGTCGCCAGCGTCTGGCGCGTGGTCAATCAGCTGACCGAGCCTCTGCTCAATCCCATCCGGCGCGTCATGCCCAATTTTTCGGGCCTGGATATTTCGCCGATCATTCTGTTCCTGGGCATCTTCTTCCTGCAGCAGTTGATCCTGCGCTATGGCTATCCCTACGTCCCGTAA
- a CDS encoding omptin family outer membrane protease — translation MSRRINTLAGVLAMGLLAVSVGQAAAQSYAYTSSDDTVRVTGGIGAMYLEGNEYVFNGERTLSQLIWQTRVPMLRGSIAVDVGNGFSIRAEGSVAGFGSSYMEDYDWLVSTDSFDNWTHRSQHPDTNLDHYLTGAAMIGYELVNDPEAVIRFHTGLKYTDVKWSAYGGSYIYSDGGFRNKTGNFADGEPAITYQQKLPELFVGFDGDQYYDNVRIGGLLRGGLTVMAQTRDNHWMRNLLVVDNFNPAPTIALGADVGFALGPLAEFYVAARYDQMFLMRGKSEYFNTTTGARTIVGNDLGGADLRSAEITAGLRGAF, via the coding sequence ATGTCCAGACGTATCAATACTTTAGCGGGTGTGTTGGCCATGGGCTTGCTGGCTGTATCAGTCGGCCAGGCAGCGGCGCAAAGCTATGCCTATACCAGCTCTGACGACACCGTCCGGGTTACTGGTGGCATTGGCGCAATGTATCTTGAGGGCAATGAATATGTCTTCAATGGCGAGCGCACGCTGAGCCAGCTGATCTGGCAGACCCGCGTCCCGATGCTGCGCGGCAGCATTGCAGTTGATGTGGGCAATGGCTTCTCCATTCGTGCCGAAGGCAGCGTTGCTGGCTTTGGCTCAAGCTATATGGAGGACTATGACTGGCTGGTCTCGACCGATAGCTTTGACAACTGGACGCACCGCTCGCAGCACCCTGACACCAATCTTGATCACTATCTGACGGGCGCGGCGATGATTGGCTATGAGCTGGTCAATGATCCCGAGGCCGTCATCCGTTTCCACACGGGCCTGAAATACACTGATGTGAAATGGTCGGCCTATGGCGGTTCCTACATCTATAGCGATGGCGGCTTCCGCAACAAAACCGGCAATTTTGCCGATGGCGAGCCTGCAATTACCTATCAGCAGAAACTGCCCGAATTGTTTGTCGGTTTTGATGGCGATCAGTATTACGACAATGTGCGGATTGGTGGTTTGCTGCGCGGTGGCCTGACCGTGATGGCGCAGACGCGCGACAACCACTGGATGCGCAATCTTCTGGTGGTCGATAATTTCAATCCAGCACCCACCATTGCACTGGGCGCCGATGTCGGCTTCGCGCTGGGTCCGCTGGCCGAGTTCTACGTGGCCGCCCGCTACGACCAGATGTTCTTGATGCGCGGGAAGTCCGAGTATTTCAACACCACTACCGGCGCGCGCACCATTGTGGGCAACGATCTGGGGGGCGCGGATCTGCGTAGCGCCGAAATCACGGCAGGCCTGCGCGGTGCGTTTTAG
- a CDS encoding L,D-transpeptidase, protein MTRLSIGRRQFMVGATSLSALALAGCTTTTPRRVVAAAAPVRQPVPADVQAMYGAIYDEPFVVRAADMSLIDPIYWRQEVTDPTGEAPGTVVVDTAQRHLYHVGENGMATRYGVGIGRAGFAWAGRAHIAYKKAWPTWTPPAEMIERQPELEEYRHGMPAGVDNPLGARALYIHQGNVDTLYRLHGNSDERSIGKAVSSGCVRLLQQDVIHLASAVKAGAPLVVL, encoded by the coding sequence ATGACCCGTCTTTCCATCGGTCGCCGCCAGTTCATGGTCGGCGCCACCAGTCTTTCTGCCCTGGCTCTGGCCGGCTGCACCACAACCACACCTCGCCGTGTCGTTGCTGCGGCCGCGCCCGTCCGCCAGCCCGTTCCTGCCGATGTGCAGGCCATGTATGGCGCGATCTATGACGAGCCCTTTGTTGTGCGCGCCGCCGACATGTCGCTGATAGACCCGATCTATTGGCGTCAGGAAGTGACCGACCCCACCGGTGAGGCGCCCGGTACTGTGGTGGTCGATACTGCGCAGCGCCATCTCTACCATGTCGGCGAAAATGGCATGGCGACCCGCTATGGCGTGGGCATTGGCCGGGCCGGTTTTGCCTGGGCCGGGCGGGCGCATATTGCCTACAAGAAAGCCTGGCCAACCTGGACGCCGCCCGCCGAAATGATCGAGCGGCAACCCGAGCTCGAGGAATATCGCCACGGTATGCCTGCCGGGGTGGATAATCCGCTGGGTGCGCGTGCTCTCTATATCCATCAGGGCAATGTGGACACGCTTTACCGCCTGCATGGCAATTCGGATGAGCGCAGTATCGGCAAGGCCGTTTCGAGCGGTTGTGTGCGATTGCTGCAGCAGGATGTGATCCATCTCGCCAGCGCGGTGAAGGCCGGTGCACCATTGGTGGTGCTCTAG
- a CDS encoding DMT family transporter — protein sequence MTRQPPLTVSDPIGYAFAVAGAVLFSTKGIFIKLAYGQGVSTEMLLSLRMLVALPVYLLILVTILRREDSLRRALSVPVVLASMAVGILGYYLSSYLDFLGLNFVTAQYERLVLFTYPFFVLLFGVWFFGDRMLWRVVPAMLVSYAGLLVIFGWNLAINPDGLVTGTLLVLAAAITFALYQHLAKRQMLTIGAGLFTCIGMSTAALVAIGQNLVLAGPASYLGLTPQIWAYGLALGLLGTVLPSFLMNMGMARIGARATASTGAFGPVVTIIIAVLVLGEPFTLFHAIGTALVLAGSVLFTRAERAARKATP from the coding sequence ATGACCCGCCAGCCTCCCCTCACCGTCAGCGACCCGATCGGCTATGCCTTTGCCGTGGCCGGCGCCGTGCTGTTTTCAACCAAGGGCATTTTCATCAAGCTTGCCTATGGCCAGGGCGTGTCGACCGAAATGCTGCTCAGCCTGCGCATGCTGGTCGCGCTGCCGGTCTATCTGCTCATTCTAGTCACCATTTTGCGCCGCGAGGATAGTCTGCGCCGTGCCCTGAGCGTACCCGTGGTGCTGGCCAGCATGGCCGTGGGCATTCTGGGCTATTATCTCTCGAGCTATCTCGATTTCCTGGGGCTGAACTTCGTCACCGCCCAATATGAGCGGCTGGTGCTGTTCACCTATCCGTTTTTCGTGCTGCTGTTTGGCGTGTGGTTCTTCGGTGATCGCATGCTCTGGCGCGTCGTGCCCGCCATGCTTGTGTCCTATGCCGGTCTGCTGGTGATCTTTGGCTGGAACCTGGCAATCAATCCGGACGGGCTGGTCACCGGCACGCTGCTGGTCCTGGCCGCCGCCATCACTTTTGCGCTCTATCAGCACCTGGCCAAGCGTCAGATGCTGACCATTGGCGCGGGGCTGTTCACCTGTATCGGCATGTCCACCGCCGCACTGGTCGCCATCGGGCAGAATCTGGTGCTGGCGGGCCCGGCCAGCTATCTCGGCCTGACCCCGCAAATCTGGGCCTATGGTCTGGCACTGGGTCTGCTGGGCACGGTGTTGCCCTCGTTTCTGATGAATATGGGCATGGCCCGGATCGGCGCCCGCGCCACCGCATCGACCGGCGCTTTCGGCCCGGTCGTGACCATCATCATTGCCGTGCTGGTGCTGGGCGAACCCTTCACCCTGTTCCATGCCATTGGCACCGCCCTTGTGCTGGCCGGCTCAGTGCTGTTTACCCGCGCCGAGCGGGCCGCCCGCAAGGCGACACCATGA
- a CDS encoding ion transporter, whose amino-acid sequence MRQRLVQLLTSRRWEQAIVAVILLNSLVLGLETDAGLVARFGPVLHALDMIILAIFVVEIALRIYAFGPGFFRDPWSLFDFFVVAIALVPASGPFQVLRALRILRALRLVSTLPALRRVVGGLVAALPGMSSIVALMAMLFYVAAVMATNLFGAAFPDWFGSLGASLYTLFQVMTLESWSMGIVRPVMTAFPLAWLFFVPFILLSTYAVLNLFIGVIVSAMQEETEAAASTDRQALHDDTASILAEVRALRAEVAALRQADGPK is encoded by the coding sequence ATGCGCCAGCGCCTTGTGCAATTGTTGACCTCCCGCCGCTGGGAGCAGGCCATTGTGGCCGTGATCCTGCTCAATTCGCTGGTGTTGGGGCTCGAAACCGATGCCGGTCTGGTCGCCCGTTTCGGGCCGGTGCTCCATGCGCTCGACATGATCATCCTGGCCATCTTCGTGGTCGAGATCGCCTTGCGCATCTATGCCTTCGGGCCGGGCTTTTTCCGCGATCCCTGGAGCCTGTTTGATTTCTTTGTGGTGGCCATTGCCCTGGTGCCGGCCAGCGGCCCGTTCCAGGTGCTGCGCGCCCTGCGCATCCTGCGGGCCTTGCGGCTGGTCTCGACCCTGCCGGCGCTGCGCCGTGTGGTTGGCGGGCTGGTCGCGGCCCTGCCGGGGATGAGTTCGATCGTGGCGCTAATGGCCATGCTGTTTTATGTGGCCGCGGTGATGGCGACAAATCTGTTCGGCGCGGCCTTTCCGGACTGGTTCGGCAGTCTGGGCGCCTCGCTCTATACGCTGTTTCAGGTGATGACGCTGGAGAGCTGGTCGATGGGCATTGTGCGCCCGGTGATGACGGCCTTCCCGCTGGCCTGGCTGTTCTTCGTGCCCTTCATTCTGCTCTCCACCTATGCGGTGCTGAACCTGTTCATCGGTGTCATCGTCTCGGCCATGCAGGAAGAAACCGAGGCGGCGGCCAGCACTGACCGGCAGGCGCTGCATGATGATACAGCCAGCATTTTGGCCGAGGTGCGGGCCCTGCGCGCAGAGGTGGCTGCGCTGCGGCAGGCGGACGGGCCGAAATAG
- a CDS encoding primosomal protein N': MQSRPDIVAVMVGVAVEGPYTYHVPDGMTVARGSIVSVPLGPRLVLGVVWGPPKDMVAHNRLRDIAMAYDVPPLSEELLKLVEWVARYTLAAPGQVLRAVLRSSEALDAPKPVVAFRRTGKDPDRMTPARLRVLDVLMDDMAWPKAALIGSAGVSASVVEGLERAGAVERLETPAPPIVEQPDPEAAIATLSEGQQKALDDILALDPHQFGVALLDGVTGGGKTEVFFEAVADTLRAGRQALILLPEIALTNTFINRFTKRFGTRPAEWHSDMTPLQRAKVWRGVLDGTVRAVVGARSALFLPFRELGILVLDEEHDGAYKQADGITYHARDMAVVRAHLSHARVILSSATPSVETRNNANTGRYAHVLLTSRYAEAAMPNITTIDMRIDGPEKGAWIAPTLAREVFAALDRGEQALLFLNRRGYAPLTLCRSCGHQYQCPDCSAWMVEHRFRGVLMCHHCGHEVRTPTACSECGEADALIAVGPGIERVAEEAAARFPDARRVILSSDMGSNAQLRERLGEIERGEFDLIIGTQLVSKGHHFEKLTVVGVLDADLGLAHGDPRAAEKTFQILTQVAGRAGRASKTGKAFLQTYHPDHAVMKAMVTGDREAFYAHELAARESGGLPPFGRLAALIISANEHDVAMAYAKRLLSAAPMAEGVRLFGPADAPISMVRGRYRVRLLAQSGKDFDLSGYVRFWLGSAEKPTGNLRVQVDIDPMSFM; the protein is encoded by the coding sequence ATGCAGTCACGTCCAGATATTGTTGCGGTTATGGTGGGGGTCGCCGTGGAGGGACCCTATACCTATCACGTGCCCGACGGCATGACGGTGGCGCGCGGCTCCATCGTCTCTGTGCCGTTGGGACCACGCCTGGTGCTGGGCGTGGTGTGGGGGCCGCCCAAGGATATGGTGGCGCATAATCGGCTGCGCGATATCGCCATGGCCTATGATGTGCCGCCGCTCAGCGAGGAACTGCTCAAGCTGGTCGAATGGGTGGCACGCTACACGCTGGCAGCGCCCGGGCAGGTGTTGCGGGCCGTCTTGCGTTCAAGCGAAGCACTGGACGCGCCCAAGCCGGTGGTGGCGTTTCGCCGGACCGGCAAGGATCCCGACAGGATGACTCCGGCCCGATTGCGGGTGCTGGACGTGTTGATGGACGATATGGCGTGGCCCAAGGCCGCGTTGATCGGCTCGGCTGGCGTCTCGGCTTCGGTCGTTGAGGGACTGGAACGCGCTGGCGCCGTTGAACGGCTGGAAACGCCCGCGCCGCCGATAGTCGAGCAACCCGATCCGGAGGCTGCCATCGCCACGTTGTCTGAGGGGCAGCAAAAGGCGCTCGATGACATTCTCGCACTGGATCCGCATCAATTCGGCGTTGCCCTGCTCGATGGGGTGACGGGGGGCGGCAAGACCGAAGTGTTCTTTGAGGCAGTCGCCGACACGCTGCGGGCCGGACGTCAGGCCCTGATCCTGCTGCCCGAAATTGCACTGACCAATACCTTTATCAATCGCTTCACCAAGCGCTTTGGCACCCGGCCTGCCGAATGGCATTCCGACATGACGCCGCTGCAGCGTGCCAAGGTGTGGCGTGGGGTGCTGGATGGCACGGTGCGGGCAGTTGTCGGGGCGCGCTCGGCGCTGTTTCTGCCGTTTCGCGAGCTGGGCATTCTGGTGCTCGATGAAGAGCATGATGGCGCCTACAAGCAGGCCGATGGCATCACCTATCATGCGCGTGACATGGCGGTGGTGCGCGCCCATCTGAGCCATGCGCGCGTAATCCTGTCCTCGGCGACGCCGTCGGTGGAAACGCGCAACAACGCCAATACCGGCCGCTATGCCCATGTGCTGCTGACCTCGCGCTATGCCGAGGCGGCCATGCCCAATATCACTACTATCGACATGCGGATAGACGGGCCGGAAAAAGGTGCCTGGATCGCGCCAACGCTGGCGCGGGAGGTCTTCGCCGCGCTTGATCGGGGCGAGCAGGCTCTGCTGTTTCTCAATCGCCGCGGCTATGCGCCACTGACCCTGTGCCGCTCGTGCGGGCACCAATATCAATGTCCGGACTGCTCCGCCTGGATGGTGGAACATCGCTTTCGCGGGGTGTTGATGTGTCACCATTGCGGGCATGAGGTACGGACGCCCACCGCATGCAGTGAATGCGGGGAAGCGGATGCACTGATCGCGGTGGGGCCCGGGATCGAACGGGTGGCCGAAGAGGCCGCGGCGCGGTTCCCCGATGCACGTCGGGTGATCCTGTCCTCTGACATGGGCAGCAATGCGCAATTGCGCGAACGGCTCGGCGAGATTGAGCGTGGCGAGTTCGATCTGATCATCGGCACGCAACTGGTGTCCAAGGGGCATCACTTCGAGAAGCTGACGGTGGTGGGTGTACTGGATGCCGATCTTGGACTGGCGCATGGCGATCCGCGTGCCGCGGAAAAAACCTTCCAGATTCTGACACAGGTCGCGGGGCGGGCCGGGCGGGCCTCCAAAACCGGCAAGGCATTTCTGCAGACTTACCACCCCGACCATGCGGTTATGAAAGCCATGGTGACCGGTGATCGCGAGGCATTTTATGCCCATGAACTGGCGGCACGCGAATCGGGTGGCTTGCCCCCGTTCGGGCGGCTGGCGGCGCTGATCATTTCGGCCAATGAGCACGATGTTGCGATGGCCTATGCCAAGCGCCTGCTTTCAGCGGCACCAATGGCCGAAGGCGTGCGTCTGTTCGGACCGGCCGATGCCCCCATCTCCATGGTCCGCGGCCGCTACCGCGTCCGGCTTCTGGCGCAGTCGGGCAAGGATTTCGATCTGTCGGGCTATGTGCGGTTCTGGCTCGGATCAGCCGAAAAACCCACAGGCAATCTGCGGGTGCAGGTGGATATAGACCCGATGAGTTTCATGTGA
- the ppa gene encoding inorganic diphosphatase — translation MNIDAIPTGKNPPDDLNVIIEVPMGGEPIKYEIDKASGALFVDRFLYTPMRYPGNYGFVPHTLCGDGDPLDVIVMNSRPLVPGAVVRCRPIGVLFMEDDGGQDEKILAVPVQKLTRMYDAIKDVTDMQEIQVERVKHFFTHYKDLEPGKWAKISHVGGYEDAKKVILDSIDLHNKSA, via the coding sequence ATGAACATCGACGCAATCCCCACCGGGAAGAACCCACCCGACGACCTCAATGTCATCATCGAAGTCCCCATGGGCGGCGAGCCGATCAAGTACGAGATCGACAAGGCCAGCGGCGCGCTGTTTGTTGACCGTTTCCTCTATACGCCCATGCGCTACCCCGGCAATTACGGCTTTGTGCCTCATACCCTGTGTGGCGACGGCGACCCGCTCGACGTCATCGTGATGAACTCGCGCCCGCTGGTGCCCGGCGCCGTGGTGCGCTGCCGCCCGATCGGCGTGCTGTTCATGGAAGATGATGGTGGCCAGGACGAAAAGATCCTCGCGGTCCCCGTGCAGAAGCTGACCCGCATGTATGACGCCATCAAGGATGTCACCGACATGCAGGAAATCCAGGTCGAGCGCGTCAAGCACTTCTTCACCCACTACAAGGATCTCGAGCCTGGCAAATGGGCCAAGATTTCCCATGTCGGTGGCTATGAAGACGCCAAGAAGGTGATCCTGGATTCCATCGACCTGCATAACAAATCGGCCTGA
- a CDS encoding sodium-translocating pyrophosphatase translates to MTLALWLIVVCGALSIVYGVITTQQLLAADSGTARMQEISAAVREGASAYLKRQYTTIAIVGVVILIAAYLLLGIYAAIGFLLGAVLSGAAGFIGMNVSVRANVRVAQAAVSSLGRGLDLAFKSGAVTGMLVAGLGLLGVTLYFMMLTQMLGFDPTSRTVIDALVALSFGASLISIFARLGGGIFTKGADVGGDMVGKVEAGIPEDDPRNPATIADNVGDNVGDCAGMAADLFETYVVTIVATMVLAAIILPDAFKLIGMVLPLAIGGACVVTSIIGTYFVKLGADNNIMGALYKGIIATGVLSLIALLPVLWLMFGDMNIAIEASDKTFTPWALFWCGVAGLVITGLIIVITEYYTGTGRRPVNSIAEASVTGHGTNVIQGLAVSLESTALPALVIIGGIIITYNLAGLFGIAFAVATMLALAGIVVALDAFGPVTDNAGGIAEMAGLDDSVRHNTDALDAVGNTTKAVTKGYAIGSAGLGALVLFAAYTQDLIYFSNLPDAPAIFQGVGQLTFSLADPYVVVGLLFGGLLPFLFSGMSMTAVGRAAQSVVVEVRRQFKEKPGIMAGTEKPDYGRAVDMLTKAAIKEMIVPSLLPVLSPILVFFLINWIAGPAAGFSALGAMLMGVIVTGLFVAISMTAGGGAWDNAKKSFEDGFTDSHGVKHLKGSEAHKASVTGDTVGDPYKDTAGPAVNPMIKITNIVALLLLAVLAHLG, encoded by the coding sequence ATGACTTTGGCACTCTGGCTGATCGTCGTGTGCGGCGCTCTGTCCATCGTTTATGGCGTGATTACCACCCAGCAATTGCTGGCCGCCGATTCCGGGACGGCCCGCATGCAGGAAATTTCGGCGGCCGTTCGCGAAGGCGCGTCGGCTTATCTCAAGCGGCAATACACCACCATCGCCATTGTGGGCGTGGTGATCCTGATTGCGGCGTATCTGCTGCTGGGCATTTATGCGGCCATCGGCTTTCTGCTGGGCGCGGTGCTGAGCGGCGCGGCCGGCTTTATCGGCATGAATGTGTCGGTGCGCGCCAATGTGCGCGTGGCGCAGGCCGCCGTCAGTTCGCTGGGCCGCGGCCTCGACCTGGCGTTCAAATCGGGCGCGGTCACCGGCATGCTGGTGGCAGGGCTGGGCCTGCTGGGCGTCACGCTCTACTTCATGATGCTCACCCAGATGCTGGGGTTTGATCCCACCAGCCGTACGGTGATCGATGCGCTGGTTGCCCTCTCGTTCGGCGCGTCGCTGATTTCCATCTTTGCCCGTCTGGGCGGCGGCATCTTCACCAAGGGGGCCGATGTGGGGGGCGACATGGTGGGCAAGGTCGAGGCGGGCATCCCCGAGGATGATCCGCGCAACCCGGCCACCATTGCCGACAATGTGGGTGACAATGTTGGCGACTGCGCCGGCATGGCAGCCGATCTGTTCGAAACCTATGTGGTGACCATTGTTGCCACCATGGTGCTGGCCGCCATCATCCTGCCCGACGCGTTCAAGCTGATCGGCATGGTGCTGCCCCTGGCCATTGGCGGGGCCTGCGTGGTCACCTCGATCATCGGCACCTATTTCGTCAAGCTGGGCGCGGACAACAACATCATGGGCGCGCTCTACAAGGGCATCATCGCCACCGGTGTGCTGTCGCTGATCGCGCTGCTGCCCGTGCTGTGGCTGATGTTTGGCGATATGAACATCGCCATCGAGGCCAGCGACAAGACCTTCACCCCATGGGCGCTGTTCTGGTGTGGCGTGGCCGGGCTGGTGATTACCGGGCTGATCATCGTGATCACCGAATACTACACCGGCACGGGTCGCCGTCCTGTCAATTCGATTGCCGAAGCCTCGGTCACCGGTCACGGCACCAATGTGATCCAGGGTCTGGCCGTGTCGCTGGAATCAACGGCGCTGCCGGCGTTGGTGATCATTGGCGGCATCATCATCACCTATAATCTGGCGGGCCTGTTCGGCATCGCTTTTGCGGTGGCAACCATGCTGGCGCTGGCCGGTATCGTGGTGGCGCTCGATGCGTTTGGTCCGGTCACCGACAATGCCGGCGGTATTGCCGAAATGGCCGGGCTCGACGACTCCGTGCGGCACAATACCGATGCGCTCGATGCGGTGGGTAACACCACCAAGGCCGTCACCAAGGGCTATGCCATTGGTTCGGCCGGTCTGGGCGCGCTGGTGCTGTTTGCGGCCTATACGCAGGATCTGATCTACTTCTCGAACCTGCCTGATGCCCCGGCGATCTTCCAGGGCGTGGGTCAGCTGACCTTCTCGCTGGCCGATCCCTACGTTGTGGTGGGCCTGCTGTTTGGCGGTCTGCTGCCCTTCCTGTTCTCCGGCATGAGCATGACGGCAGTGGGGCGCGCGGCCCAGTCCGTGGTGGTCGAGGTGCGCCGCCAGTTCAAGGAAAAGCCGGGCATCATGGCCGGCACCGAAAAGCCCGACTATGGCCGGGCCGTGGACATGCTGACCAAGGCGGCGATCAAGGAAATGATCGTGCCCAGCCTGCTCCCCGTGCTCAGCCCGATTCTTGTGTTCTTCCTGATCAACTGGATCGCCGGACCCGCTGCGGGCTTCTCGGCGCTGGGTGCCATGCTGATGGGCGTGATCGTCACGGGTCTGTTCGTGGCCATTTCCATGACCGCCGGTGGCGGCGCCTGGGACAATGCCAAAAAGAGCTTTGAAGACGGCTTCACCGACAGCCATGGCGTCAAACACCTCAAGGGCAGTGAGGCGCACAAGGCCTCGGTCACCGGCGACACCGTCGGCGACCCCTACAAGGACACGGCCGGTCCGGCTGTGAACCCGATGATCAAGATCACCAATATCGTGGCGCTCTTGTTGCTCGCGGTGCTGGCCCATCTTGGCTGA
- a CDS encoding DUF6968 family protein — translation MIIGTRTLTVLTPSGEQPVVIRVFQPVQNGPSWDCHYEIDWPEGRVKSRAMGNDALHAIDMAQQKIGTDLQMSRYHHERTMWWIKPWVGYGFPMPKGARDLLIGDDQKYYGVDS, via the coding sequence ATGATCATCGGCACGCGAACCCTGACCGTACTGACGCCGAGCGGCGAACAACCCGTTGTCATTCGGGTGTTTCAACCCGTGCAGAATGGACCGAGCTGGGACTGCCATTATGAGATCGACTGGCCTGAAGGACGCGTCAAGAGCCGCGCGATGGGCAATGATGCCCTGCATGCCATCGACATGGCTCAGCAAAAGATCGGCACTGATCTGCAGATGAGCCGCTATCACCATGAACGGACCATGTGGTGGATCAAACCCTGGGTCGGCTACGGCTTTCCCATGCCCAAAGGCGCCCGTGACCTGCTGATTGGCGACGATCAGAAATACTATGGCGTGGACAGTTAA
- a CDS encoding tyrosine recombinase XerC, which produces MVDSAFATDELVRARISDWQRELGSVRRLADNTLEAYGRDLDQFLQFLAGHTGGPVSLNTLKDLRGADVRAFMAQRRNESLGSRSLARVLSALKSFFRFLEREGVMSTEALNVIRTPKLPKSLPKALTVLEARDTISTTQDMEERPWVAARDMAVLSLCYGAGLRIAEALALTRADLETEVLRVTGKGGKTRMVPLIAAVRRSIDLYLKLCPFAPQPGEPLFRGVKGGVLSPRLIQLRVAQLRGALGLPPSATPHALRHSFATHLLGKGGDLRAIQELLGHASLSSTQIYTAVDTDRLLDSYRKAHPRG; this is translated from the coding sequence ATGGTCGACTCTGCCTTTGCCACCGACGAGCTTGTCCGCGCCCGCATCAGCGATTGGCAGCGTGAGCTGGGATCAGTGCGTCGGCTCGCCGACAATACGCTCGAAGCCTATGGGCGGGACCTCGACCAGTTCCTGCAGTTTCTCGCCGGCCACACCGGCGGCCCGGTTTCTCTAAATACGCTCAAGGATTTACGCGGTGCCGATGTGCGCGCCTTCATGGCGCAGCGGCGCAATGAAAGTCTGGGGTCACGCTCGCTGGCCCGGGTCCTGTCAGCGCTCAAGAGCTTTTTCCGTTTCCTGGAACGCGAAGGGGTGATGAGCACCGAAGCGCTCAATGTCATCCGCACCCCCAAACTACCCAAATCCCTGCCCAAGGCGCTGACCGTGCTCGAGGCGCGCGATACGATTTCCACCACCCAGGACATGGAAGAACGGCCCTGGGTCGCGGCCCGCGACATGGCCGTGCTCTCGCTGTGCTATGGCGCTGGCCTGCGTATTGCCGAAGCGCTGGCGCTGACCCGTGCGGACCTCGAAACCGAGGTTTTGCGGGTGACTGGCAAGGGTGGCAAGACCCGCATGGTGCCGCTGATCGCTGCTGTTCGCCGCAGTATTGACCTCTATCTCAAGCTCTGCCCCTTCGCCCCCCAGCCCGGCGAGCCGCTGTTTCGCGGGGTCAAGGGCGGGGTGTTGTCCCCGCGTCTGATCCAACTGCGCGTGGCGCAATTGCGCGGCGCGCTGGGCCTGCCGCCCTCGGCAACACCGCATGCGCTGCGCCATTCCTTTGCTACCCATCTGCTGGGCAAGGGCGGCGATCTGCGCGCCATCCAGGAATTGCTGGGCCATGCCAGCCTGTCCTCGACGCAGATCTACACCGCGGTGGACACCGACCGCCTGCTCGACAGCTACCGCAAGGCGCACCCCAGAGGTTAA
- a CDS encoding DUF167 family protein, protein MADCYRLSPQGLSLFVRVTPNAGRDAIEGVERRDDGSAVLRVRVKAVPDKGKANAAVIALLAKPLGVAKSAISVSHGETARLKTLAVAGDGPALVAALAALDGPR, encoded by the coding sequence ATGGCAGATTGCTACCGGCTCAGCCCCCAGGGGCTGAGCCTTTTTGTTCGGGTAACCCCCAATGCCGGGCGCGACGCCATTGAGGGCGTCGAGCGGCGCGATGACGGCAGCGCCGTGTTGCGGGTTCGGGTCAAGGCCGTACCCGACAAGGGAAAGGCCAATGCAGCGGTGATCGCGCTGCTGGCCAAGCCGCTGGGTGTGGCCAAATCGGCCATCAGCGTCAGCCATGGCGAGACCGCCCGGCTCAAGACGCTGGCGGTGGCAGGAGATGGGCCAGCGCTCGTGGCGGCACTGGCGGCGCTCGATGGTCCCCGATGA